From one Macellibacteroides fermentans genomic stretch:
- a CDS encoding dicarboxylate/amino acid:cation symporter: MKKFFTSTIVQLLAGVIAGILLGTVANEQAMYVVVSVKHILGQLIFFMVPLIILGFVAPSIARLKNNVGGMLGIALLLAYTSSVAGGLFAAFVGYEAIPFLHVDTAGSTLKEIPAMLFQLDIPPVMSVISALVLALMLGISAVWIRSSVVQDLLESFQQMILLLVTRVLIPVLPFFIAANFCVLSYEGSIASQLPIFVSVILIAIVCHYIWLFVLYGLAGIYAGKNPLRVLKHYGPAYLTAVGTMSSAATLGVALQCAGKSDVLRKDVTDFSIPLFANVHLCGSVITEVFFVMTVSQVLYGVIPPLATMITFVFLLGIFAIAAPGVPGGTVMASLGIVLSVLGFDEAGTALLLTIFALQDSFGTACNVTGDGALSLALTGYANKKENDLIPE; the protein is encoded by the coding sequence ATGAAAAAATTCTTTACAAGTACAATCGTTCAGCTGCTGGCCGGGGTGATTGCAGGTATATTGCTTGGAACTGTTGCTAATGAGCAGGCAATGTATGTAGTGGTTTCAGTAAAACACATTCTAGGGCAACTCATCTTCTTTATGGTGCCACTTATCATATTAGGTTTTGTGGCACCCTCCATCGCCCGGTTGAAGAACAATGTGGGAGGGATGTTAGGTATAGCTTTGCTTTTAGCCTACACATCATCGGTTGCCGGAGGTTTGTTTGCTGCGTTTGTTGGATACGAAGCCATTCCCTTTCTTCACGTTGATACTGCTGGCTCAACCCTGAAAGAAATACCTGCCATGCTATTTCAACTGGATATTCCCCCTGTGATGTCTGTAATCAGCGCATTGGTATTGGCATTGATGCTCGGGATTTCGGCGGTGTGGATCCGATCGTCTGTTGTTCAGGATCTACTGGAGTCGTTTCAGCAAATGATTTTGCTACTTGTAACACGTGTCCTTATTCCCGTACTGCCTTTCTTTATTGCTGCAAACTTCTGTGTGCTGAGTTACGAAGGCTCCATTGCCAGTCAGCTTCCCATTTTTGTTTCGGTCATACTTATTGCCATTGTCTGTCATTACATATGGTTGTTTGTGCTTTATGGTCTGGCTGGTATCTATGCTGGAAAAAATCCGTTACGGGTACTCAAGCATTACGGTCCCGCCTATCTTACGGCAGTAGGCACTATGTCATCTGCTGCAACATTGGGCGTTGCCCTTCAGTGTGCAGGTAAAAGTGATGTGCTTCGCAAAGATGTGACCGATTTTTCAATCCCGTTGTTTGCCAATGTACATCTTTGCGGATCGGTAATTACGGAGGTCTTTTTTGTGATGACAGTTTCGCAAGTGTTATATGGAGTAATACCGCCTCTTGCAACAATGATTACTTTTGTGTTCTTGCTGGGGATATTTGCCATTGCAGCACCCGGAGTGCCGGGAGGTACAGTCATGGCTTCTTTAGGTATTGTTCTTTCAGTGTTGGGCTTTGACGAAGCCGGTACAGCCTTGTTGCTTACTATATTTGCACTTCAGGATAGTTTCGGCACAGCATGCAACGTTACAGGCGACGGAGCTTTGTCGCTTGCACTTACCGGATATGCCAATAAAAAAGAAAACGATCTGATTCCGGAATAA
- a CDS encoding Hsp20/alpha crystallin family protein, translated as MMPVRRSQNWLPSIFNDFFENQWMERVNTTTPAINVFETDNEFKVEVAAPGLKKEDLTIRLDQDNQLNITMEKKDERNEEKKNGRYLRREFNYSKFQQNLILPDEIEKDKIEAKVEEGVLTITIPKKVYNEKEQSVQLIEIK; from the coding sequence ATGATGCCTGTTAGAAGATCTCAGAATTGGTTACCAAGTATTTTCAACGATTTCTTTGAAAATCAATGGATGGAGCGAGTAAATACAACTACTCCGGCTATCAATGTATTTGAAACTGACAACGAATTCAAGGTTGAAGTAGCAGCTCCGGGATTAAAGAAAGAAGACCTTACCATTCGTTTGGATCAAGACAATCAGTTGAACATAACGATGGAGAAAAAGGACGAACGGAACGAGGAAAAAAAGAACGGTCGTTACTTACGCCGTGAATTCAATTATTCTAAATTTCAGCAGAACTTGATTTTGCCTGATGAAATTGAGAAAGATAAAATCGAAGCAAAAGTAGAAGAGGGAGTTCTTACAATTACAATTCCTAAAAAGGTATATAACGAAAAAGAACAATCCGTGCAGTTGATAGAAATTAAGTAA
- a CDS encoding amidohydrolase, which produces MKQYIAIITALLLVWPAYAASKKNKQPSLNNVAISYLDNSFQQYDALQKQIWANPELGFLETFSSSLLQKHLVENGFDIETGVAGMPTAFVATYGSGEPVIGILAEFDALPGLSQDTVPYRKPLVEGGNGHGCGHNVFGVGSVAGAVAIKQWLSEHKHAGTIKVFGTPAEEGGGGKVYMVRDGFFKNVDVILDWHPGTGNRVSVGTGTAIQMIDYSFTGKASHAAGAPDKGRSALDGVEAFNYMVNLLREHVPTSSRIHYVITNGGEAPNVVPEFAKVSYYIRSPKREVLKELTNWIEKAAEGAALGTQTKVSSEIISGFYEKLPNRKLAELVQKKLEIVGGIKYDARERTFAEEILKTVNRDSSALSEVARIAPLKEEEPSQGGGSSDVGDVSWNVPTVSFTTATFIPGSAGHSWQNVASDGTTIGTKSLINSAKVFALSAIELYTNPSYIEEVKEEFDKRRGNEFKYDPLLGDRKPALDYRVR; this is translated from the coding sequence ATGAAACAATATATAGCTATTATAACGGCTTTGTTGCTGGTATGGCCAGCATATGCCGCATCGAAGAAAAACAAACAACCATCGCTTAATAATGTAGCGATCAGCTACCTGGATAATTCTTTCCAGCAATACGACGCATTACAAAAGCAGATATGGGCTAATCCCGAATTAGGATTTTTGGAAACTTTCAGCTCCTCATTGCTACAGAAGCATCTGGTGGAAAATGGTTTTGATATTGAAACTGGAGTGGCAGGAATGCCTACTGCTTTTGTGGCAACTTATGGTAGCGGTGAGCCGGTAATAGGTATTCTGGCCGAATTTGATGCGCTCCCCGGATTGTCGCAAGACACAGTTCCTTACCGAAAACCGTTGGTTGAGGGAGGCAACGGGCATGGATGCGGACATAATGTGTTTGGCGTAGGTTCGGTTGCCGGAGCCGTAGCTATAAAGCAATGGCTATCCGAACATAAGCATGCCGGCACAATCAAGGTATTCGGTACACCGGCTGAAGAAGGTGGAGGAGGTAAAGTTTACATGGTAAGAGATGGCTTTTTTAAAAATGTGGATGTAATACTTGACTGGCATCCGGGTACAGGAAACAGAGTGAGTGTGGGTACCGGAACGGCTATTCAGATGATTGACTATAGTTTTACAGGTAAGGCATCTCATGCAGCCGGAGCACCAGATAAAGGTAGGTCGGCATTGGATGGGGTAGAGGCTTTCAATTACATGGTGAACCTTTTACGTGAACATGTTCCCACCTCGTCCCGTATTCATTATGTGATTACAAATGGAGGAGAAGCTCCCAACGTTGTTCCCGAATTTGCCAAAGTTTCTTATTATATTCGCAGTCCTAAGCGGGAAGTTCTGAAGGAGCTGACCAATTGGATAGAAAAGGCTGCCGAAGGAGCGGCATTGGGGACTCAGACCAAGGTTTCTTCAGAAATCATTTCCGGGTTTTATGAGAAGCTTCCAAACCGTAAACTAGCCGAACTGGTTCAAAAGAAACTTGAAATCGTAGGAGGTATAAAGTATGATGCACGCGAGAGAACATTTGCAGAAGAAATCCTGAAAACGGTAAACCGGGATAGCTCTGCATTGAGTGAAGTTGCCCGGATAGCTCCCCTCAAAGAAGAAGAGCCATCCCAGGGAGGGGGTTCGTCTGATGTGGGTGATGTAAGCTGGAATGTTCCAACTGTAAGTTTTACAACAGCTACCTTTATTCCGGGATCGGCCGGACACAGCTGGCAAAATGTTGCATCAGACGGTACAACCATCGGCACTAAGTCGCTTATTAATTCGGCTAAGGTTTTTGCACTTTCTGCCATCGAACTCTATACCAACCCCTCTTATATTGAGGAAGTAAAGGAGGAGTTTGATAAACGCAGAGGCAACGAGTTCAAATACGATCCTTTGTTGGGCGACAGAAAGCCTGCGCTCGATTACAGGGTAAGATAA
- a CDS encoding Card1-like endonuclease domain-containing protein, translated as MNHQIVILGKEILSVYHGIKEFGPDMVHFVCTEETNQLPDRILPLLPSSIQHKIYHVQPYDARTVAQVCEQIQKENEGFYAYNLSEGTKLMTLGAIYIVRKYQAKAFYLTPNREIVHLDTLEKELMHTTLENHEIVSLSGNHLAEYHNAKDLAEADIDASASIKNFIEQHPKEHARLQKFFGIFCRRDLINLPASKLFQDGLRYKQRDGSLFIYKENQPLLKLPHTNACHLYFEGRWWETLVANQVRIWSNKQSSPREVWQSVLFQSNKQDTRTKNEVDVLLNNELKLMFIECKSGYVSQNDIYKIDAVRETYGGDISQAVLASYYPIAIDLQDKCADLQIYLFAPKTADQRIDFIYTLPDRLDEWSGALIL; from the coding sequence ATGAATCACCAGATAGTCATCCTAGGAAAAGAAATTTTGTCGGTTTACCACGGGATAAAGGAGTTTGGACCAGATATGGTTCACTTTGTATGCACGGAAGAAACCAACCAATTGCCCGATCGCATTTTGCCTTTGTTACCTTCATCCATTCAACATAAAATCTATCATGTACAACCCTATGATGCGCGTACAGTTGCGCAGGTTTGTGAACAGATCCAGAAAGAGAATGAAGGCTTTTACGCCTATAATCTATCTGAAGGGACGAAGCTGATGACACTGGGTGCTATCTATATCGTGCGTAAATATCAGGCAAAAGCCTTCTATCTTACGCCGAACAGAGAGATTGTTCATCTGGACACACTCGAAAAAGAGTTGATGCATACCACGCTCGAAAACCATGAAATTGTTTCACTCAGCGGCAATCACCTGGCCGAATATCATAATGCCAAAGATTTGGCTGAGGCAGATATCGATGCTTCGGCATCCATAAAAAACTTTATTGAGCAACATCCTAAAGAGCACGCTAGATTGCAGAAGTTTTTTGGTATCTTTTGTCGTCGCGACCTGATTAACCTGCCGGCATCTAAACTCTTTCAAGACGGATTGAGATACAAACAGCGGGACGGATCATTATTTATTTACAAAGAGAACCAACCGTTGTTGAAATTACCGCATACCAATGCCTGTCATCTTTATTTTGAAGGTCGCTGGTGGGAAACACTGGTGGCCAATCAGGTACGTATCTGGAGTAATAAACAATCGTCCCCACGCGAAGTATGGCAAAGCGTACTTTTTCAATCCAATAAACAAGATACAAGAACCAAGAATGAAGTGGACGTACTGCTAAACAACGAACTCAAACTAATGTTTATCGAATGTAAGTCGGGCTACGTAAGTCAGAACGACATCTACAAAATTGATGCAGTGAGGGAAACCTACGGAGGAGATATTTCACAGGCGGTATTGGCCTCATATTATCCCATAGCCATAGATTTACAGGATAAATGTGCCGACCTTCAGATATATCTTTTTGCTCCCAAAACAGCCGATCAGCGAATTGATTTTATTTATACCTTGCCCGATCGTCTGGACGAATGGAGTGGGGCCCTGATTCTTTAA
- a CDS encoding DNA topoisomerase 3, producing MKVCIAEKPSVAREIAEVLGAKNKMKGYIEGNGYQVTWTFGHLCTLKEPHEYTPEWKRWSLSSLPMIPPRFGIKLIDSPSYVEQFQVIEKLMQNAEMVINCGDAGQEGELIQRWVMQKAGVTCPVYRLWISSLTEEAIREGFQKLKEQESFNKLYEAGLSRAIGDWLLGMNATRLYTLKYGQNRQVLSIGRVQTPTLALIVNRQNEIANFTPEPYWELKTVYRNTTFSSTKGKFTDKTEGENFLTVVKEEDFEVTDTSEKKGKEYPPRLFDLTSLQVECNKKFAFSAEDTLKLIQSLYEKKVTTYPRVDTTFLSDDIYPKVPNTLKGMTDYAELITPLLGKKLPKSKKVFDDTKVTDHHAIIPTGVRPINLSENERKVYDLVARRFVAAFYPDCQISTTTVLGKVGKVEFKVTGKQILEPGWRVVFGAEQKDPDAEPSEEEGILPEFVKGERGPHEPILGEKWTQAPKPYTEATLLRAMETAGKLVDNDELRDALKENGIGRPSTRAAIIETLFKRNYVRKEKKNLIATPTGMELIGTIQEELLKSAELTGLWEKKLRQIEKGTYEARTFLEELKQLVYQIVSNVFSDTSARTITIQEAVEEKSAAEKGKKKTKSKPKEKPVKEETAPAETKPICPMCRKGSILRGKTAYGCSEYKNGCSFRLDYATYGEGLSDAQLIDILNKR from the coding sequence ATGAAAGTATGTATTGCGGAAAAGCCCAGTGTGGCGCGCGAAATAGCAGAGGTTCTGGGGGCAAAGAACAAAATGAAAGGCTATATTGAGGGTAACGGATATCAGGTTACCTGGACATTCGGCCATCTTTGTACCCTTAAAGAACCTCACGAATATACGCCCGAATGGAAGCGCTGGTCACTCAGCTCCTTGCCTATGATTCCTCCCAGATTCGGGATCAAACTTATAGATTCTCCCTCGTATGTAGAGCAGTTTCAGGTAATAGAGAAACTGATGCAAAATGCCGAAATGGTGATTAACTGCGGTGATGCCGGGCAGGAAGGTGAACTTATACAACGTTGGGTGATGCAAAAAGCCGGCGTTACTTGTCCGGTTTACCGTTTGTGGATCTCATCACTTACTGAAGAAGCGATTCGCGAAGGGTTTCAAAAACTTAAAGAACAGGAATCTTTCAATAAATTATACGAAGCCGGACTGTCGCGCGCAATTGGCGATTGGTTGTTAGGTATGAATGCAACACGCTTGTACACGCTGAAGTACGGACAAAACCGTCAGGTACTTTCCATAGGTCGTGTGCAGACCCCTACCCTGGCTTTGATAGTAAACAGACAAAATGAGATTGCCAACTTCACTCCCGAACCCTATTGGGAACTGAAGACGGTGTACAGAAACACTACCTTTTCGTCTACCAAAGGAAAATTTACGGATAAAACCGAGGGCGAAAACTTCCTTACCGTGGTTAAGGAGGAAGATTTTGAGGTAACGGATACTTCGGAGAAAAAGGGTAAAGAATATCCTCCGCGTCTGTTCGACCTTACCTCTTTGCAGGTTGAGTGTAATAAGAAATTTGCTTTTTCGGCTGAAGACACACTTAAATTGATACAGTCTCTTTACGAAAAGAAGGTGACTACCTATCCGCGTGTGGATACAACCTTCCTGAGCGACGATATATATCCCAAAGTACCCAATACGTTAAAGGGTATGACCGATTACGCCGAACTTATCACCCCCTTACTGGGAAAGAAATTACCAAAAAGCAAGAAAGTTTTCGATGATACCAAGGTTACCGATCACCATGCTATCATTCCCACAGGGGTACGTCCTATTAATCTTTCGGAAAACGAGCGAAAGGTATACGACCTGGTTGCCCGACGCTTCGTAGCAGCTTTTTATCCGGATTGCCAGATTTCTACCACAACCGTACTGGGCAAAGTGGGGAAAGTGGAATTTAAGGTTACAGGAAAACAGATTCTGGAGCCGGGATGGCGTGTGGTGTTTGGTGCCGAACAAAAGGATCCGGATGCCGAACCGAGTGAGGAAGAGGGTATCTTGCCCGAGTTTGTTAAAGGCGAAAGAGGTCCTCACGAACCTATTCTGGGCGAAAAATGGACGCAAGCCCCCAAGCCCTATACCGAGGCTACTTTATTACGTGCCATGGAGACTGCAGGTAAGCTTGTAGATAACGACGAACTTCGGGATGCTTTAAAAGAAAATGGGATTGGTCGCCCGTCTACCCGCGCAGCAATCATAGAAACATTGTTCAAGCGTAACTACGTGCGTAAGGAAAAGAAAAACCTGATTGCCACTCCTACCGGTATGGAACTAATCGGCACCATTCAGGAAGAACTGCTCAAAAGTGCCGAACTTACCGGATTGTGGGAAAAGAAATTAAGACAGATTGAAAAGGGAACCTACGAAGCCCGCACCTTTCTGGAAGAGTTAAAACAGCTGGTGTACCAGATTGTATCGAATGTTTTTTCGGATACGAGTGCACGCACCATTACCATACAGGAAGCGGTGGAAGAAAAGTCGGCTGCCGAAAAAGGGAAAAAGAAGACAAAGTCTAAGCCCAAAGAGAAACCGGTTAAAGAAGAAACAGCTCCTGCTGAAACCAAACCAATATGCCCCATGTGCCGTAAAGGATCGATATTGAGAGGGAAAACTGCCTATGGTTGCTCCGAATATAAAAACGGATGTAGTTTCCGGTTGGATTACGCAACTTACGGTGAAGGTCTGTCTGATGCCCAACTGATTGATATACTGAACAAACGTTGA
- a CDS encoding HAD family hydrolase — translation MKNIKNLLIDMGGVLIDLNRPRCIASFENIGISDIRSLITTTYLQEGLFMKIEEGSITPDQFRDGIRKLSNQPLSDQQIDDAWISMLDHMPPARLELLLELRNKYNVMLLSNTNAIHWDWICRNRFSWNGHTPSDYFHTCYLSYQLGMLKPYPDIFNHVVKDAGILPAETLLIDDAVPNCETAASLGFKTYTPKDFEDWSHLFS, via the coding sequence ATGAAAAATATAAAGAATCTACTGATAGATATGGGCGGAGTGCTGATAGACCTGAATCGCCCGCGTTGCATCGCTTCGTTCGAAAATATTGGAATAAGTGACATCCGCAGTCTGATTACCACAACCTACCTGCAGGAAGGGCTTTTTATGAAGATAGAGGAGGGAAGTATTACGCCCGACCAGTTTCGTGATGGGATCCGTAAGCTTAGTAATCAACCCCTTTCCGATCAGCAAATAGACGATGCGTGGATCTCTATGCTGGATCATATGCCGCCCGCACGATTGGAACTGTTACTTGAGTTGCGAAATAAATACAATGTTATGTTATTAAGCAATACCAACGCAATACACTGGGATTGGATATGCCGTAACCGCTTCTCGTGGAATGGACATACACCTTCCGATTATTTTCACACCTGTTACCTGTCGTACCAGCTTGGTATGCTGAAACCCTATCCGGATATATTTAATCACGTTGTAAAGGATGCCGGAATACTTCCTGCAGAAACTCTCTTGATAGACGATGCAGTTCCCAACTGCGAAACAGCGGCCTCCCTTGGATTTAAAACCTATACGCCAAAGGATTTTGAAGACTGGTCGCATCTTTTTAGCTGA
- a CDS encoding NCS2 family permease, translated as METSFFHKLVGFNPKTMKVRTEILAGVTTFLTMSYILAVNPDILSATGMDKGAVFTATALASAIATLLIAFLAKLPFAQAPGMGLNAFFAFTLVLGMGYSWQTALAAVFAEGIIFIIITVLNIREKVVNCIPLNLRYAMSVGIGMFIAFIGLKNSGIIVDNPATLVALGSFTNVSLVAVIGIILSGVLMAKGVKGALFYTILICTAIGIPMGVTTLPENFSPISIPPSMEPTFMHFDFKSLLNLDMFFIVMLLVFIDLFNTIGTLVGALAKTEMMDEKGNVPRMKEALLADAIGTSVGAVCGTSTVTTYVESAAGIAEGGRSGMTAAVTGGLFLVALLFAPVFLLVPSAATTGALVMVGVFMMDSIRKVEFDDVTETLPVFATILFMVLSYSIAEGMALGMMSYAILKLLTGRYKEVSITLYILTVLLILRYIYY; from the coding sequence ATGGAAACCTCATTCTTTCATAAACTGGTTGGGTTCAATCCTAAAACCATGAAGGTACGTACCGAGATACTTGCGGGCGTTACCACGTTTCTTACCATGAGCTATATTCTGGCTGTAAACCCGGATATTCTGAGTGCCACAGGAATGGACAAAGGTGCTGTTTTTACGGCTACAGCCCTTGCTTCGGCAATTGCTACCTTACTTATTGCTTTCCTGGCTAAATTACCTTTTGCGCAGGCGCCGGGTATGGGATTGAATGCATTTTTTGCGTTTACCTTAGTATTAGGTATGGGATATAGCTGGCAGACAGCTCTTGCTGCTGTATTTGCAGAAGGTATAATCTTTATTATTATTACCGTTTTGAATATTCGTGAAAAGGTGGTTAACTGTATTCCACTTAACTTGCGTTATGCCATGTCTGTGGGTATCGGTATGTTTATCGCTTTTATCGGATTGAAAAACTCGGGTATTATTGTAGACAATCCGGCTACTTTGGTTGCTTTAGGCTCATTCACCAATGTTTCTTTAGTTGCAGTTATCGGAATTATCCTTTCGGGAGTCTTGATGGCAAAAGGCGTTAAGGGTGCTTTATTTTATACCATTCTTATCTGTACTGCCATTGGCATTCCAATGGGAGTAACTACTTTGCCCGAGAATTTCTCTCCTATTTCTATACCCCCTTCTATGGAACCCACATTCATGCATTTCGACTTTAAGTCGTTATTGAATCTGGATATGTTCTTCATCGTAATGCTGCTTGTGTTTATCGATCTGTTCAACACTATCGGTACATTGGTAGGTGCATTAGCGAAAACAGAAATGATGGATGAAAAAGGAAATGTTCCCCGCATGAAGGAAGCGTTGCTTGCCGATGCTATTGGTACTAGCGTTGGGGCTGTTTGCGGTACTTCTACAGTTACTACCTACGTTGAAAGTGCTGCAGGTATTGCAGAAGGCGGACGTTCGGGTATGACTGCTGCAGTAACAGGTGGTCTATTTCTGGTTGCCTTGTTGTTTGCTCCGGTATTCCTTTTAGTTCCAAGTGCTGCTACTACCGGAGCTCTGGTGATGGTTGGAGTATTTATGATGGATTCGATTCGCAAAGTTGAATTTGATGATGTTACCGAAACATTACCTGTATTTGCAACTATTCTCTTTATGGTACTCAGTTACTCAATTGCCGAAGGTATGGCATTGGGTATGATGAGCTACGCCATATTGAAATTACTTACCGGCAGATATAAAGAGGTATCGATTACACTATATATTCTTACTGTACTCTTAATACTTCGCTATATCTATTATTAA
- a CDS encoding RagB/SusD family nutrient uptake outer membrane protein, producing MNNYNIRRNIATGVAALTLLLTSCESYFLEPDSPQYIADNISIVDAKSAETALLGVYSALQHSEYYGGDGFQSAVNLAGGELIWVGTQNHYNTFVTHTYRADNRTLNDSWQAIHKVVNGANHIIAKVPLLNETGLTDQQRNQLLGEAYTLRALAQFDLARAWGNIPLVLQPTLNATDFSGLKQSNRQEVYKQVLSDLDKAEQLIGNNSNINRVTLPAIYAFKARVYLYTEQWDKAEAYASKVIANTAFGLVSWQTILSGKNTRESVWELAFSTADKSSYFSVWSSDAYRNTLAPSKALYNRLRDPLIGGARSALIKDVSTPAKTDFYVQLLYWRSNNDNPTYLFRLAEQYLIRSEARSKKETPDLVGALADLNAVRNRSSIASFESTSREEILLAIEEERRVEFAFEPHRWFDLVRTGRAGTVLGVNDTQKWIFPIPYNDLAADPALVQNPGY from the coding sequence ATGAATAATTATAATATAAGAAGAAATATAGCAACGGGAGTAGCAGCACTAACTCTTCTGCTTACCTCGTGCGAAAGTTATTTCCTGGAACCGGATTCGCCTCAGTATATTGCCGATAATATCTCGATTGTAGATGCTAAGTCGGCCGAAACAGCTCTGTTGGGCGTTTACAGTGCATTACAGCATAGCGAATATTATGGAGGAGACGGATTTCAGTCGGCCGTCAATCTGGCAGGTGGCGAATTGATTTGGGTCGGTACCCAGAATCACTACAATACCTTTGTGACTCATACTTACCGGGCGGATAATCGTACCCTGAACGATTCATGGCAAGCAATCCACAAAGTGGTGAACGGAGCCAACCATATCATTGCCAAAGTACCGTTGTTGAATGAAACAGGACTTACAGACCAACAACGTAATCAATTGTTGGGAGAGGCGTATACCTTACGTGCATTGGCTCAGTTTGACTTGGCCAGAGCCTGGGGAAATATCCCTTTGGTTTTACAACCAACCCTCAATGCAACCGACTTTTCCGGATTGAAACAAAGCAATCGTCAGGAGGTGTATAAACAGGTACTAAGCGATCTTGACAAAGCAGAACAGTTAATTGGAAATAATTCCAACATCAACAGAGTTACTCTTCCTGCCATATATGCTTTTAAGGCAAGAGTATATCTCTATACTGAACAATGGGATAAGGCAGAAGCCTACGCATCCAAAGTGATTGCTAATACGGCATTTGGCCTTGTCAGTTGGCAGACCATCCTTTCCGGAAAGAATACCAGGGAATCGGTGTGGGAGCTGGCATTCAGCACCGCAGATAAAAGTAGCTACTTCTCGGTTTGGTCGTCCGATGCGTACCGTAACACACTGGCTCCGTCAAAAGCTTTATATAACAGGCTGCGGGATCCGCTGATCGGAGGTGCCAGATCAGCCTTGATTAAGGATGTTTCAACACCAGCAAAAACCGATTTCTATGTACAACTTCTATATTGGAGATCTAATAATGATAACCCTACTTATCTGTTCCGTCTGGCCGAACAATATCTTATTCGCTCTGAAGCAAGGAGTAAAAAAGAAACTCCCGATTTAGTCGGGGCATTGGCCGACCTGAATGCTGTACGTAACCGCTCGTCGATAGCATCATTTGAATCCACATCCAGGGAGGAGATTCTTTTGGCCATAGAAGAAGAACGCAGGGTGGAGTTTGCCTTCGAGCCACACAGGTGGTTTGATCTTGTCCGAACCGGAAGAGCTGGCACCGTATTGGGAGTAAATGATACGCAAAAATGGATTTTCCCTATACCTTATAACGATCTTGCAGCAGATCCGGCACTGGTTCAAAACCCGGGTTACTGA
- a CDS encoding cupin domain-containing protein — protein sequence MNIGFEKGTVLNLEQMIDYAEGGVVSKQVIKTDSGNLTLFSFDEGQGLTEHTSPYNAVVQVLDGQAEISINRQPHILKAGQTIIMPANVPHALHAIKRFKMLLSMVKG from the coding sequence ATGAATATAGGTTTTGAAAAAGGAACTGTTCTCAATCTGGAACAGATGATTGATTATGCCGAAGGTGGTGTGGTTAGTAAACAAGTGATTAAAACAGATTCCGGTAACCTAACTCTCTTTTCGTTTGATGAGGGTCAGGGACTAACAGAGCATACTTCGCCTTACAATGCTGTAGTTCAGGTTTTGGACGGCCAAGCCGAGATTTCAATTAACCGGCAACCTCACATTCTAAAAGCCGGACAGACCATCATTATGCCGGCCAATGTACCACACGCTCTACATGCTATCAAACGGTTCAAAATGTTACTTTCCATGGTTAAAGGATAA
- a CDS encoding TlpA family protein disulfide reductase, with translation MNNLFKQKEKFLIVAFLVLLTTPLYSQLSSKETTPAVHKDSTGYIVKVGDKAPVFTITLTDGRKITPKELKGKVVLLQFTASWCGVCRKEMPHLEKDIWQKYKDNPHFVFIGIDRDEPLETVINFAKQTGITYPLGLDPGGKIFSLYAQPKAGITRNVLVDKTGKIVYLTRLFNEEEYNGLVKKVDQILSHK, from the coding sequence ATGAATAATCTATTTAAACAAAAAGAAAAATTTCTTATAGTTGCCTTTCTGGTCTTATTAACTACACCATTGTACAGTCAGCTTTCATCAAAAGAAACGACCCCTGCCGTGCATAAAGATAGCACAGGATATATTGTTAAAGTTGGCGATAAAGCTCCTGTATTTACAATTACGCTGACCGACGGGCGTAAAATTACTCCAAAGGAATTGAAGGGTAAGGTGGTATTGTTGCAGTTTACAGCTAGCTGGTGTGGGGTTTGCCGTAAGGAGATGCCTCACCTTGAAAAAGATATCTGGCAAAAATATAAAGACAATCCTCATTTTGTATTTATCGGGATTGATCGCGACGAACCGCTCGAAACAGTAATCAATTTTGCAAAGCAGACCGGAATTACGTATCCTTTGGGGCTTGATCCCGGCGGAAAAATCTTTTCTCTGTATGCCCAGCCAAAAGCGGGAATAACACGCAATGTGCTGGTCGATAAAACAGGAAAGATAGTCTACCTTACACGTTTGTTCAATGAAGAAGAATACAATGGATTAGTAAAAAAGGTAGACCAGATACTCAGTCACAAATAA